From Musa acuminata AAA Group cultivar baxijiao chromosome BXJ3-8, Cavendish_Baxijiao_AAA, whole genome shotgun sequence, one genomic window encodes:
- the LOC135643994 gene encoding protein PIN-LIKES 2-like, whose product MARGMANGSDNLLSAVLPLLKLLCLTVIGLILAHPRIQIVPRATFKLLSKLVFALFLPCLIFVHLGQSVTLNDVLLWWFVPVNVLITTATGCFLGYIVALICRPPPQFFRFTIIMSGFGNTGNLPIAIVGSVCHGSDNPFGPDCHRTGIAYVSFAQWVAVILVYTFVYHMMEPPMEYYEIVSEENEIEEELISNISRPLLHEAEWPGMVDKETAHSKTPFIARVFTSISGSSQNTFPDIDFSEEGGVAAGPSSPKSLRCLAEPKVVRRIRVVAEQTPIQHILQPPTIASLLALIVGMVPVFKDFVFGYDAPLSFITDSLDILAGAVVPSVMLILGGMLAEGPNDSALGTRTTIGIIVARLLVLPLIGIGVVALANKLHLLIEGDQMYRFVLLLQYTTPSAILLGAIASLRNYAVKEASALLFWQHICAVVSLSVYIVIYFKLVSYV is encoded by the coding sequence ATGGCTCGAGGAATGGCCAATGGAAGCGATAATTTGCTGTCAGCAGTGCTGCCCTTGTTGAAACTGTTGTGCCTCACTGTCATAGGTCTCATCCTCGCACACCCTCGAATCCAAATCGTTCCTCGGGCCACCTTCAAACTCCTTAGCAAGCTGGTCTTCGCCCTCTTCCTCCCCTGCCTCATCTTTGTCCACCTCGGCCAGTCGGTCACCCTTAATGACGTCTTGCTTTGGTGGTTCGTGCCGGTCAATGTGCTCATTACCACAGCGACAGGCTGTTTTCTTGGATACATAGTCGCTCTCATTTGCCGTCCACCGCCCCAATTCTTCCGGTTCACCATCATCATGTCCGGTTTTGGCAACACGGGTAACCTCCCAATTGCCATAGTTGGATCAGTGTGCCATGGCTCGGATAATCCGTTCGGACCTGATTGCCATCGGACTGGCATTGCATATGTGTCATTTGCCCAGTGGGTTGCAGTCATCCTAGTTTACACATTCGTTTATCACATGATGGAGCCGCCAATGGAGTACTATGAGATTGTCTCTGAAGAGAATGAGATTGAGGAAGAACTGATTAGTAATATCAGTAGGCCATTGCTTCATGAAGCTGAATGGCCAGGAATGGTAGATAAAGAAACAGCACATTCCAAGACACCATTTATAGCCAGAGTGTTCACGAGCATTTCTGGGTCATCTCAAAATACTTTCCCAGACATTGATTTCTCTGAGGAGGGAGGTGTTGCTGCTGGGCCTAGTAGTCCAAAGTCCCTTAGGTGCTTGGCAGAACCAAAGGTTGTCCGAAGGATTAGAGTTGTGGCTGAGCAAACTCCAATTCAGCACATCCTTCAGCCCCCAACGATTGCTTCTTTATTGGCACTTATAGTGGGAATGGTTCCAGTGTTTAAAGATTTTGTATTTGGGTATGATGCGCCACTTTCTTTCATCACTGATAGTTTGGACATCCTAGCAGGAGCAGTGGTTCCTTCAGTAATGTTAATTCTTGGAGGAATGTTGGCAGAAGGTCCTAATGATTCAGCTCTTGGCACTAGAACTACAATCGGAATCATTGTTGCAAGGCTTTTGGTGCTTCCATTGATTGGGATTGGAGTGGTCGCTTTGGCTAATAAGTTGCATCTTTTGATTGAAGGAGACCAGATGTACCGATTCGTTCTTTTGTTGCAGTACACCACACCAAGTGCTATTTTGTTGGGAGCCATTGCTAGCTTGAGGAATTATGCCGTGAAGGAAGCTTCGGCACTCTTGTTCTGGCAGCATATATGTGCTGTGGTGTCTCTCTCAGTTTATATTGTTATTTACTTCAAGCTGGTCTCCTATGTTTGA